The following proteins are encoded in a genomic region of Glycine max cultivar Williams 82 chromosome 18, Glycine_max_v4.0, whole genome shotgun sequence:
- the LOC102662535 gene encoding uncharacterized protein has protein sequence MESIQQNYNDASMELASNSPPGSPDISDVVGAPQLDPRVGEEYQVEVLDIIKESERLRLLMNTADSEVMCDNSLSFVIGLPISVTWMHNAVEDSRCGGNLADVDGNESSGQPGKSKNYVLFPGILSNSWSEADAKSFLLGLFIFGKSFIKIKKFLENKGMGEILSFYYGKFYKSEEYHRWSDCRKIKGRKCIVGQKLLTGQRQHELLSRLIPHVSEESKDTLLQVCQSYVEGRTSLEEYILSMKSTVGLGVLVEAVGIGKEKENLTSLAVELGKNNRVFPVPTCKAWSSLGPNDIIKYLTGGLRLSKAKSNDLFWEAVWPRLLARGWHSEQPKNQCYVHSKEYLVFLIPGVKKFLKRKLVKGDHYFDSVSDVLSKVVAEPNLLELEEETKVGSCNDEEPEKGLSKDDQSDYRHQCYLKPRASTTDHIKFMVIDTSLVHRGKSSDLMEIKSAPVKSVGRVEGNAAGITNKGAKLTRKVNHGKDMAENVDKKMTVIDTSMLYEGKLSKVREVRCLPVELGHAYKMTVLPRESKDSSFDEDSPSMMTREKRNISKPDNNANKMVESQKNQKTCVTDDNQIKRTIKHQFCRRARSDHGNPMVLPIKRRRLTACAKAETSRAIENSSGGLESKKVAFSQSSRFPDSHQIVCDSVSSQPNGSSIAYLADRSVEVNNEEIILNEICQSRSNSCFKVEKCESQSAVTFSTPQVPLKSEDGEMVATVEEDGLCEKANDPCLSTDTQGVVEKPQKASCDVGSMEEQPNTNPRRQSTRNRPLTVKALESLGNEFLHVQRRQKKKDILPHIDAFSPCRKARTSKTNLHSHSSDHGTAVLAKEKHFNGDHKVEIVELVEYFQATSL, from the exons ATGGAGTCAATTcagcaaaattataatgatGCTTCCATGGAGCTTGCATCTAATAGTCCTCCAGGTTCGCCTGATATAAGTGACGTAGTTGGAGCGCCGCAGTTGGATCCTCGAGTTGGTGAAGAATACCAGGTGGAGGTCCTTGATATCATAAAAGAATCAGAACGGCTTCGACTTCTTATGAATACTGCTGATTCAGAAGTTATGTGTGATAACTCGCTTTCCTTTGTAATTGGTTTGCCTATCTCAGTCACATGGATGCATAATGCAGTGGAGGATAGTAGATGTGGAGGAAATCTTGCAGACGTTGATG GAAATGAATCTTCAGGTCAACCGGGTAAAAGCAAAAATTATGTATTGTTTCCTGGCATATTGAGTAACTCCTGGAGTGAAGCTGATGCAAAAAGTTTTCTCCTtggtttgtttatttttgggAAGAGttttattaagataaaaaaattcttagagaACAAAGGGATGGGGGAAATACTGTCATTTTACTATGGAAAGTTTTACAAATCTGAAGAATATCATAGATGGTCAGACTGCAGAAAGATAAAAGGGAGAAAATGTATTGTAGGACAGAAACTTCTTACTGGACAGAGGCAGCATGAACTATTGTCTCGCTTGATTCCCCATGTCTCAGAAGAATCTAAAGATACTTTGTTGCAG GTTTGTCAGTCATATGTGGAGGGCAGAACTTCTCTAGAAGAATACATTTTATCTATGAAGTCTACTGTTGGACTTGGCGTTCTTGTAGAAGCAGTAGGTATtggaaaggaaaaggaaaacctTACAAGCCTTGCCGTGGAACTTGGGAAGAACAATCGGGTGTTTCCAGTACCAACTTGTAAAGCTTGGTCTTCTCTTGGACCAAATGATATAATCAAATATTTGACAGGAGGATTGCGACTTAGCAAAGCCAAAAGTAATGATCTCTTCTGGGAAGCTGTTTGGCCCCGCTTACTGGCAAGAGGTTGGCACTCTGAACAACCAAAGAATCAATGCTATGTCCACTCCAAAGAATATCTGGTTTTTCTTATCCCTGGTGTTAAGAAGTTTTTGAAGAGAAAACTTGTGAAGGGTGATCATTACTTTGATTCTGTTAGTGATGTCTTGAGCAAAGTAGTAGCTGAACCTAATCTTCTTGAGCTTGAAGAAGAGACTAAAGTTGGTAGCTGCAATGATGAAGAGCCAGAAAAGGGATTGAGTAAGGATGACCAATCTGATTATCGTCATCAATGTTACCTCAAGCCCCGAGCTTCTACTACAGATCATATAAAATTCATGGTTATTGATACCAGTTTGGTGCACAGAGGGAAGTCATCTGATTTAATGGAAATTAAATCTGCACCTGTTAAGTCAGTGGGTAGAGTTGAGGGAAATGCTGCTGGTATAACAAATAAAGGGGCCAAACTTACAAGGAAAGTAAACCATGGCAAGGATATGGCTGAAAACGTCGATAAAAAGATGACAGTTATTGATACCAGTATGCTTTATGAAGGAAAATTATCGAAGGTGAGAGAAGTGAGATGTCTTCCGGTTGAATTAGGACATGCTTATAAGATGACTGTTCTCCCAAGAGAAAGTAAGGATAGCTCCTTTGATGAAGATTCACCAAGCATGATGACACGTGAGAAAAGGAATATTAGTAAGCCAGATAATAATGCAAACAAAATGGTagaaagccagaaaaatcagaAGACCTGTGTGACTGATGATAATCAGATAAAGAGGACTATAAAGCATCAATTCTGTCGGAGGGCAAGATCAGATCATGGTAATCCTATGGTTCTTCCCATTAAAAGGAGAAGATTGACTGCTTGTGCCAAGGCAGAGACAAGCCGCGCCATTGAGAATTCATCAGGAGGCTTGGAATCTAAAAAAGTGGCATTCTCTCAGTCATCGAGATTTCCAGATTCCCACCAAATTGTTTGTGATTCAGTTAGTTCTCAGCCGAATGGAAGTTCGATTGCCTATCTAGCTGATAGAAGTGTGGAAGTGAATAACGAGGAAATCATTCTCAATGAAATTTGTCAATCCAGGAGCAATTCTTGTTTTAAAGTCGAGAAATGTGAATCACAGTCAGCGGTCACCTTCAGCACACCCCAGGTTCCATTGAAGTCCGAAGATGGTGAAATGGTGGCGACAGTGGAGGAAGATGGGCTGTGCGAAAAAGCAAATGATCCATGTTTGTCAACTGATACTCAGGGGGTAGTTGAGAAGCCACAAAAAGCCTCTTGTGATGTTGGTTCTATGGAAGAGCAGCCTAATACAAATCCTAGGAGACAGAGCACAAGAAATAGACCATTGACGGTTAAAGCATTGGAGTCTCTGGGAAATGAATTCTTGCACGTACAgaggagacagaaaaagaaagatatcCTGCCACACATAGATGCTTTCAGCCCTTGCCGCAAGGCTCGTACAAGCAAAACAAACCTGCATAGTCATAGTTCAGATCATGGGACTGCAGTTTTAGCAAAAGAAAAGCATTTCAATGGAGATCATAAAGTGGAAATTGTAGAGTTAGTGGAATATTTCCAAGCCACTTCGCTATAA